CCTCTCGTCGGAGGCTCTGCCCTGTACATTGCGCGTGCGATGGCCGTGTTCAACCCGCCTGGCGATCCTGTGAAAGTCGTTGACGTTAAGCTTGTGCCGGCGCGCGACACGAGGATACTAGACGCGCTACGGTCTATAGTTGAGCACCGGGCGGCACTCCGCGCTCTAGAGAGGCTGCCGCGCGACGAGGCCACGATTCTAATGGATGGTAGTTACCGTGCTGTGGTCTCCGCGGCGCTCTCGTCTATTAGGAGGGCCGCCTACGGGCATGTTAGCCTGGCTTCGCTCTACACGGGCCTCGCGAGTCTCGAATTGCTAGTGGTGCTCTCTAAGCTGTTCCAGGTTGCACTTGAGCATGGCGTTAGAATAGCATATGTCTCGAAAGACTCTGGCTATCGTAGCTTCAAGGAGGCTGTTCTCCTCGACCTGCTATCAAAGGAGGCAGAGAGGCTCAACCTACTCGACCTTAGCGTGTTGGCCGAGAGGGGGGCGAGGAGCTACCCTCTAGGTAGGATACGCGAGGAGCTCCTCGCATGGCGTAAGCGTGTACCCCCGCGTCTACAATCACTGATAGACATGATACTGGACATAGGGTACCGGGATACACTCTTCATAGACGATTTCGTTGGAGCCGCTGTTGGCCACACGCTCGCACTCGAACTTGCTCTTGGTGGCCTCTACGGCTCGGATATCGAGAAGAGTGTCGACAAACTATGTGACCGCGTGGATGAGTACATTGGGGGGCGTGAGGCTGAGAATTGTAGAGGGCTTCGGGACGACGCTGTGAGGGCATACCAGATGCTCCCAGCTGCACGCATGATGTATGTTAGACTCGCGCCGGGCGACGATCTGCTGCTAGTCGAGACGCCAGGCTCCTCTAGGCTTGCAAGCGAGGGTAGAAGCCTAGAGCCTCTCAACGACGATGAAGAGGAAGTGTTGCGCGTACTCGTGGCCGGGTATGCTGGGCCACGCTTCTACAACCGCTGGCTCGTCGCGGCGCACGAGGCCGCAACAATGAGGGGCGAGCACCTAGCGCTATACGCGAAGCTGCTTGATAGCCTGGCACGTGCACGCGGCGTGAGGCTCAGGCTTGCTCGTAGGGTTAGCGTGGGGGTGACAGGCATTGTCTGACTTGGGCCAACCTATAGGGAGGATTACGGGGGTCGCGAAACCCGACTATTTCATATTCACGTTTGATCCCTCAAGACCAGTTAAGCTCTACGACTACGTAGTCGTTGAGATGCGGGAGGAGCCCCCCGGTAGCGACGAGCCTGTAACAGTCAAGGTGGTAGCACAGGTCTATAGCATCGAGAGGGCTAGTCTGGGGCTTAGCCCGGACCATCCTTGGCCCGTCGTGCGAGAATATACACTGCCCCTTGACCTTGACACTCCGCGTGCCGCTGCAAA
The Pyrolobus fumarii 1A DNA segment above includes these coding regions:
- a CDS encoding DNA double-strand break repair nuclease NurA; this translates as MKGDWFIDAYAAVIDRLLSELRNEERQVPEVPTDWWVARLPEPSSDSPPLAAIDGGGGFEPLVGGSALYIARAMAVFNPPGDPVKVVDVKLVPARDTRILDALRSIVEHRAALRALERLPRDEATILMDGSYRAVVSAALSSIRRAAYGHVSLASLYTGLASLELLVVLSKLFQVALEHGVRIAYVSKDSGYRSFKEAVLLDLLSKEAERLNLLDLSVLAERGARSYPLGRIREELLAWRKRVPPRLQSLIDMILDIGYRDTLFIDDFVGAAVGHTLALELALGGLYGSDIEKSVDKLCDRVDEYIGGREAENCRGLRDDAVRAYQMLPAARMMYVRLAPGDDLLLVETPGSSRLASEGRSLEPLNDDEEEVLRVLVAGYAGPRFYNRWLVAAHEAATMRGEHLALYAKLLDSLARARGVRLRLARRVSVGVTGIV